In a single window of the Elaeis guineensis isolate ETL-2024a chromosome 6, EG11, whole genome shotgun sequence genome:
- the LOC105033989 gene encoding protein TIFY 5A: MVGSGGDLELRLSLGSSSQDCSAAESSRIDGWSANLEQKQQQQKITIFYNGQICVCDGTEFQARAIISMAKKEMDDRMNKNYHIQQQHQFEQKHNKLNPPQPPASSSKAMPQLLNQGLSMKRSLQRFLQKRKARMNAASPYNNRHELLFSSTL; encoded by the exons ATGGTCGGGAGTGGTGGTGATCTGGAGCTGCGTCTCAGCCTCGGCAGCAGCAGCCAAGATTGTTCTGCTGCTGAATCCAGCAG GATTGATGGATGGTCGGCGAACTTAGAACAAAAACAGCAGCAGCAGAAGATTACCATCTTTTACAATGGTCAGATTTGTGTCTGCGACGGCACAGAGTTTCAG GCAAGAGCCATTATATCCATGGCCAAGAAAGAGATGGATGATAGGATGAACAAGAACTATCACATCCAACAGCAGCACCAATTTGAGCAAAAGCACAATAAGTTGAATCCACCTCAACCTCCAGCATCTTCTTCTAAGGCTATGCCGCAGCTTCTTAATCAAGGGCTGTCGATGAAACGATCTTTACAACGGTTTCTtcagaagaggaaggcaagaatgAATGCTGCCTCCCCTTATAACAATAGACATGAGTTATTATTTTCTTCGACATTGTAG